Proteins from a genomic interval of Hornefia porci:
- the larE gene encoding ATP-dependent sacrificial sulfur transferase LarE codes for MTLQDFFRENSRVALGFSGGVDSSYLLYAATKYGADVQAYFVKSQFQPEFELEDARRLAGEVGAELCIMELDALCDPDVVRNPEDRCYYCKNNVFGSILAQAAKDGYSVIIDGTNASDDASDRPGTRALAEMKVRSPLRECGLTKDDVRRLSREAGLFTWNKPSYACLATRIPHGEEITEDKLHRVEGAENVLRMMGFSDFRVRKRGSTGLIQVPECQMISVIRLREEIALGMRPYFEKIALDLEGRTAHD; via the coding sequence ATGACATTACAGGATTTTTTTCGCGAAAACAGCAGAGTCGCACTCGGATTCTCCGGAGGCGTGGACTCGTCGTATCTGCTTTATGCGGCGACAAAATACGGGGCGGACGTGCAGGCGTATTTCGTCAAAAGTCAGTTCCAGCCGGAGTTTGAGCTGGAGGACGCCCGACGTCTTGCCGGTGAAGTCGGAGCAGAGCTTTGTATAATGGAACTGGACGCGCTGTGTGACCCGGATGTCGTAAGGAATCCCGAGGACCGTTGCTACTATTGTAAGAACAACGTTTTCGGAAGTATTCTCGCTCAGGCGGCAAAGGACGGTTATTCCGTAATCATTGATGGAACCAATGCCTCCGACGATGCATCGGATCGCCCGGGAACCCGTGCTTTGGCGGAAATGAAAGTCCGGTCGCCTCTTCGTGAATGCGGACTCACCAAGGACGACGTCCGTCGCCTGTCCCGTGAGGCCGGCCTGTTCACTTGGAACAAACCCTCCTATGCATGTCTCGCGACCCGCATTCCCCACGGCGAGGAAATCACGGAGGACAAACTGCACCGGGTAGAGGGTGCGGAAAACGTGCTCCGGATGATGGGTTTCTCTGATTTTCGGGTCAGAAAAAGAGGTAGCACGGGACTGATTCAGGTCCCAGAATGCCAGATGATTTCCGTGATTCGGCTGCGTGAGGAAATCGCACTGGGCATGCGTCCCTATTTTGAAAAAATCGCTCTGGATCTTGAAGGAA
- the cbiM gene encoding cobalt transporter CbiM: MHIPDGYMAPQTTIPALAVMVPVWGAAAKKVTKEVGEKNLPTLALGAAFSFTVMMMNVPVIGGSSAHAVGAVMVGILLGPWSAVIAVSCALLIQALIFGDGGILAFGMNCLNMAVIMPFTGYGIYKLIEGKNKIGSSRSILGAAVGGYAGLNIAAFCASVEFGIQPLLFHAADGSALYCPYPLSVSIPAMMVPHLLIAGVIEGAVTAIAIAYIAKVSPQIFLRNQELSPMTQETQTEPFFRRYKKILIPLGVLVLLTPLGLLASGTAWGEWGTEEIKALTGYVPKGFARFADWWTAIMPDYSVAGLGDVSGYILSAVVGILLIAVLILALSLFMKKSGRREQ; the protein is encoded by the coding sequence ATGCATATTCCTGACGGATATATGGCGCCGCAGACGACAATACCGGCGCTTGCAGTGATGGTTCCTGTCTGGGGCGCTGCTGCGAAGAAAGTCACGAAGGAGGTCGGCGAGAAAAACCTGCCGACGCTGGCTCTGGGAGCCGCCTTCTCCTTTACGGTAATGATGATGAATGTGCCGGTGATCGGCGGAAGCTCGGCACATGCGGTGGGTGCGGTCATGGTAGGAATCCTGCTGGGGCCGTGGTCCGCAGTAATCGCAGTATCCTGCGCTTTGCTGATACAAGCGCTGATCTTCGGTGACGGCGGGATTCTCGCCTTCGGCATGAACTGCCTGAATATGGCCGTAATCATGCCGTTTACGGGATACGGAATTTACAAACTTATTGAAGGGAAGAACAAAATCGGAAGCAGCCGCAGTATTCTGGGAGCGGCAGTCGGCGGATATGCGGGGCTCAATATTGCGGCGTTCTGCGCCTCAGTCGAATTCGGTATCCAGCCGCTGCTTTTCCATGCCGCAGATGGAAGTGCGCTGTACTGTCCGTATCCCCTTTCCGTATCTATTCCTGCGATGATGGTTCCTCATCTTCTGATTGCCGGTGTGATTGAAGGTGCGGTGACCGCGATCGCCATCGCCTATATAGCGAAGGTTTCTCCGCAGATCTTCCTGAGAAATCAGGAACTTTCTCCGATGACGCAGGAAACACAGACAGAGCCCTTCTTCAGACGCTATAAAAAAATACTGATTCCTCTCGGCGTTCTCGTTCTGCTCACTCCGCTGGGACTTCTGGCATCCGGAACAGCCTGGGGAGAATGGGGTACCGAGGAAATCAAAGCTCTGACCGGCTATGTTCCAAAGGGTTTCGCCAGATTCGCCGACTGGTGGACGGCAATTATGCCTGACTATTCCGTCGCAGGGCTTGGCGATGTCAGCGGATATATTTTATCTGCAGTTGTCGGAATTCTGCTCATCGCGGTGCTGATTCTCGCTCTGTCTCTGTTTATGAAGAAATCCGGCAGAAGGGAGCAGTAG
- the cbiQ gene encoding cobalt ECF transporter T component CbiQ, with the protein MRKSVNVCGNGFLAHTLNRFAELFENELYNDRYSRNGKMLQNLDPRIKVIVVLAFILYGNFTASLAILIALGIVAALYAAASGLPLGSYLRRTWLYLPVLLFLFSLPGASSLLTQGTPLIGNETFYFTAAGIQMACRIGLRTGDSLAFAFLLLMTTRWTDLMAGLRALHLPALFISVLNMAYRYIFLIAETGSSMMQARYLRTVGRISARSGRQYMGNSFGRIFVSVHPFSENIYDAMILRGYDGTPRTMRRLKIQAADWLFLLINIIILMILTTGGYIFG; encoded by the coding sequence ATGCGTAAATCCGTGAATGTCTGCGGAAACGGTTTTCTCGCTCATACGCTGAATCGTTTCGCGGAGCTCTTTGAAAACGAGCTGTATAACGACCGCTATTCGAGAAACGGAAAAATGCTTCAAAACCTTGATCCACGGATCAAGGTTATTGTTGTTCTCGCATTCATTCTCTACGGGAATTTCACTGCCAGTCTCGCGATTCTTATCGCACTCGGAATCGTCGCGGCGCTGTACGCTGCGGCCTCAGGTCTTCCTCTGGGCAGTTATCTCCGCCGCACCTGGCTGTATCTTCCTGTGCTTCTCTTTCTCTTTTCATTGCCGGGAGCCTCAAGCCTCCTGACGCAAGGAACACCTCTGATCGGGAACGAAACGTTTTATTTCACCGCCGCCGGAATTCAGATGGCGTGCCGGATCGGACTTCGGACAGGTGATTCTCTGGCCTTCGCCTTCCTGCTTCTGATGACTACGCGCTGGACAGATCTGATGGCGGGGCTGCGGGCGCTGCACCTTCCGGCGCTTTTCATTTCTGTGCTGAACATGGCCTACCGCTATATCTTTTTAATCGCGGAGACAGGCAGCTCCATGATGCAGGCGCGGTACCTCCGGACAGTAGGCCGGATATCCGCGCGCTCCGGGCGGCAATATATGGGAAACAGTTTCGGCCGTATTTTTGTCAGCGTTCACCCTTTCAGTGAAAACATTTACGACGCCATGATTCTGCGTGGCTACGACGGTACGCCCCGGACGATGCGCCGTCTGAAAATACAGGCTGCGGACTGGCTATTTCTCCTCATTAATATTATAATATTGATGATTCTGACAACAGGAGGTTACATCTTTGGATAA
- a CDS encoding energy-coupling factor ABC transporter ATP-binding protein, which produces MDKYAFELKNITFSYPVSDPVLRDLTLRIRDGESLCILGANGCGKSTLLKILGGLLSPQSGSFCFHGRIIDWRSITKKDAASYHLRVGYVFQDSDVQLFCGSVLDEIAFGPLQTGLPREEIMNRVSSLARSLDIEKLLDKAPYHLSGGEKKKVAIASTLILDPEVLILDEPTNDLDPRSQTWLLKLLKDLRNQGKTLIFATHNLELVPHVADRAILFAEDHTLRADRPVRELLEDTALLQEVNLVDEHFHTHPWDFE; this is translated from the coding sequence TTGGATAAATACGCGTTTGAACTGAAGAATATCACTTTTTCATATCCTGTCTCCGATCCGGTTCTCCGGGATCTGACCCTGCGGATCCGTGACGGAGAAAGCCTCTGCATTCTCGGTGCGAACGGCTGCGGCAAGTCTACCCTGCTCAAAATTCTGGGCGGGCTGCTGAGTCCTCAGTCGGGAAGCTTTTGTTTTCACGGAAGGATAATTGACTGGCGATCGATCACAAAAAAAGACGCCGCTTCCTACCATCTCCGGGTCGGCTACGTCTTTCAGGACTCTGACGTCCAGCTGTTCTGCGGCAGCGTTCTGGATGAGATCGCCTTCGGGCCTCTTCAGACCGGGCTCCCTCGGGAGGAAATCATGAATCGGGTGTCTTCTCTGGCCCGTTCCCTTGATATTGAAAAGCTCCTGGACAAAGCACCCTACCACCTCAGCGGCGGAGAGAAGAAAAAGGTCGCTATCGCCAGCACTCTGATTCTCGATCCGGAGGTTCTCATTCTGGACGAGCCCACCAACGATCTGGATCCGCGCTCCCAGACCTGGCTCCTGAAGCTTCTGAAGGATCTGCGGAATCAGGGGAAGACACTGATCTTCGCCACCCACAATCTCGAACTCGTTCCCCACGTCGCCGACCGTGCGATTCTGTTTGCGGAGGATCACACGCTTCGCGCAGACAGACCGGTGCGCGAGCTCCTGGAGGACACTGCGCTCCTTCAGGAAGTCAATCTGGTGGACGAGCATTTCCATACCCATCCCTGGGATTTTGAATAA
- a CDS encoding PucR family transcriptional regulator: MSVHLAVIKDELNELNGFDPEYIEMIPDAAGTRGIRWWRPGDGAGDPRYLYIAEDEKLLEEAEEIPVNLIFCSGKTKNELGRALYANMLVLRKNIPVERIFPAVARICEEYSAWDSDLCTAVMEERSLEDFMSIAIQKLKNPFGIYDAAQALIYHSPITAEEARGTIWEESLAQEYPTVSFFNRSEIEWVNRKFMSGDKPVLMNPRRDPEHCYLMGAIRADGRQIGSIGMADLREPITQGQLELCHRIGQLLNYIFKFRTHAYSNEEDVFYALQLIAGKSNDARTVEQHLARLGWTTKDDYYMAAFRFSDGFTISREGHSYHRRIQKKYPKALIFYYSDYIITVMRRKDCDLLEPGEREELENFCLGSRMYCGVSNCFHDFMDLGTYFVQCSNALHYAELDADERRCVAFTEKYMEVLLDELKKTGDLRSLCDPGILALSRSDRNNREELLESIRMYLVNGRSVAATAREMFIHRNTLTYRLQTAENFLGVHLDDLNENEIVQVLLSCIILRGK, from the coding sequence TTGAGCGTACATCTGGCTGTGATAAAAGACGAACTGAACGAACTGAACGGATTTGATCCGGAATACATAGAGATGATTCCGGATGCAGCCGGAACGAGAGGTATTCGCTGGTGGAGGCCGGGAGACGGAGCCGGCGATCCGCGATATCTGTATATCGCAGAGGACGAGAAGCTGTTGGAGGAGGCAGAGGAGATTCCCGTGAATCTTATTTTTTGTTCAGGGAAAACAAAGAATGAGCTGGGACGGGCGCTCTACGCCAACATGCTCGTGCTGCGAAAAAATATTCCTGTGGAGCGTATATTTCCCGCCGTGGCGCGTATCTGCGAGGAATATTCCGCCTGGGATTCGGACCTGTGCACCGCGGTAATGGAGGAACGGAGCTTGGAAGATTTCATGTCCATTGCGATTCAGAAACTGAAGAATCCGTTCGGCATCTATGACGCGGCCCAGGCGCTGATTTACCATTCTCCCATTACCGCCGAGGAAGCCAGAGGGACGATATGGGAGGAATCACTTGCGCAAGAATATCCAACGGTCAGCTTCTTCAACCGCTCTGAAATCGAGTGGGTCAACCGGAAATTCATGTCCGGGGACAAGCCGGTGCTGATGAATCCGCGGAGGGATCCGGAGCACTGCTATCTGATGGGCGCGATACGGGCGGACGGACGGCAGATCGGTTCGATCGGAATGGCAGACCTGCGGGAGCCGATCACTCAGGGACAGCTGGAGCTCTGCCACCGCATCGGACAGCTTCTGAACTATATTTTCAAGTTCAGAACCCACGCCTACTCCAATGAGGAGGATGTCTTTTATGCGCTGCAGCTGATTGCCGGCAAGAGCAACGACGCCAGGACTGTGGAGCAGCATCTGGCGCGTCTGGGCTGGACGACAAAGGATGATTACTACATGGCGGCGTTCCGGTTTTCCGACGGCTTTACGATCTCCCGAGAGGGACATTCCTATCACCGCAGGATCCAGAAAAAATATCCGAAGGCGCTGATTTTCTATTACAGCGATTACATCATTACCGTTATGCGAAGAAAGGACTGCGATCTGCTGGAGCCCGGAGAGCGCGAGGAACTGGAGAATTTCTGCCTGGGAAGCCGTATGTACTGCGGCGTCAGCAACTGTTTTCATGATTTTATGGATCTGGGGACTTATTTTGTACAGTGCAGCAATGCGCTGCATTATGCGGAACTGGATGCGGACGAGAGACGATGCGTCGCATTCACGGAAAAATATATGGAGGTTCTTCTGGATGAATTAAAGAAGACAGGGGATCTGCGTTCTCTCTGCGATCCCGGCATCCTGGCGCTGAGCCGGAGCGATCGGAACAATCGGGAGGAACTGCTGGAGAGTATCCGGATGTACCTCGTCAACGGCCGCAGTGTGGCGGCAACCGCCCGGGAAATGTTTATCCATCGCAATACGCTGACCTACCGTCTTCAGACTGCGGAGAATTTTCTTGGAGTACATCTGGACGACCTGAACGAAAATGAAATAGTTCAGGTGCTGCTCTCCTGTATCATTCTCAGAGGGAAATAA
- a CDS encoding MFS transporter, with product MSSTNKGAGGKAWAIVIFFTLFMVTMTFNLIVYPACAADTMRQYGISQAGLTTLSSVTSVVGLFAGFIFGPILDKRGSRKTILFGLLVGAVLFFVRVLVASYALAIVLTFLASFFVGVCQVAASKVLATWFTPQTVSVAYSFQAAGAGFGSAGAFVIGAALGLKGSLLLIAIAYTVLFIFWLIVGKDGPIAVQGAQPPKGSSAMVWKSRTLWLMSIAASCAVGSTLLINSYCINAFVGKGMNPGQAALIGTVLNLSLLAGGYLGTFLMSVIKRYNIVTLICFIGGAVGYLMSWFSPLGAATWCWLVIGGLLMGGTVGLTMGRTALIPLTGQFPPEAIGSAGGALEAIKGAITFVFPIVIANIFATNYNAIFITFGVLCVIGFVTGGLLVPELGPKGKLQQEQAQNAH from the coding sequence ATGAGTAGCACAAACAAAGGAGCGGGCGGAAAGGCCTGGGCAATCGTAATATTTTTTACACTGTTCATGGTCACGATGACGTTTAATCTGATCGTCTACCCCGCATGCGCCGCGGATACGATGCGGCAGTACGGCATTTCACAGGCGGGGCTGACGACACTGTCGTCCGTCACCTCTGTTGTCGGTCTGTTTGCCGGATTCATCTTCGGACCGATTCTCGACAAACGCGGGTCCAGAAAAACAATTCTTTTCGGACTTCTCGTCGGAGCAGTTCTGTTCTTCGTAAGGGTGCTGGTCGCCAGTTACGCACTCGCAATAGTTCTGACATTCCTGGCATCTTTCTTTGTCGGAGTCTGTCAGGTTGCGGCGTCTAAAGTTCTGGCCACCTGGTTTACCCCGCAGACGGTTTCCGTCGCATATTCGTTTCAGGCTGCCGGAGCCGGTTTCGGTTCTGCAGGGGCGTTCGTCATCGGTGCAGCTCTCGGACTGAAGGGTTCACTACTTTTGATCGCCATCGCTTACACGGTTTTATTTATCTTCTGGCTGATCGTCGGGAAAGACGGCCCCATCGCCGTACAGGGTGCTCAGCCGCCCAAAGGGAGTTCCGCCATGGTCTGGAAAAGCCGGACGCTCTGGCTCATGTCCATCGCCGCTTCCTGCGCAGTCGGCTCGACACTGCTGATCAATTCCTACTGCATCAACGCTTTTGTCGGAAAAGGAATGAACCCCGGACAGGCCGCCCTGATCGGCACTGTGCTGAATCTGTCGCTGCTGGCCGGCGGATATCTGGGAACCTTCCTGATGAGTGTGATCAAGCGGTATAATATCGTCACTCTGATCTGCTTCATCGGCGGCGCTGTCGGTTACCTGATGAGCTGGTTCTCTCCTCTGGGCGCCGCAACGTGGTGCTGGCTGGTCATCGGCGGCCTTCTGATGGGAGGCACCGTCGGACTGACCATGGGTAGAACCGCCCTCATCCCTCTTACCGGGCAGTTCCCGCCAGAGGCAATCGGAAGCGCCGGAGGTGCGCTGGAAGCCATCAAGGGCGCCATCACCTTTGTATTTCCTATCGTAATCGCGAACATTTTCGCTACAAATTACAATGCGATTTTCATCACCTTCGGCGTTCTCTGCGTCATCGGGTTCGTGACAGGCGGTCTTCTGGTTCCGGAACTTGGCCCGAAGGGGAAGCTGCAGCAGGAGCAGGCACAAAACGCACATTGA
- a CDS encoding SDR family NAD(P)-dependent oxidoreductase — translation MKDMLKDQVAIVTGGGSGMGEATAKLFAREGAKVVIADFNEANAKKVEKEITEAGGVARFYQKMDVSDRAQVEKIAEMTYNEFGRIDILAAYAGGTFDGDPNLSQQEVLEKTTAVNQWGMYYSCFAVVPYMKKAHSGKIIICSSNGAFNPTAPAYEYHMAKGACESLCVNLAMDLAKFGIRVNCIKPGPIVTAFWDELMEDGPERKAILKGIADVEIPLGRTGTAEDIAGPALFFASDLSQYVTGLCMYVAGGAGYVYAFGQSSIAHAGVGRSDL, via the coding sequence ATGAAGGATATGCTGAAAGATCAGGTTGCTATCGTTACAGGAGGAGGATCCGGAATGGGAGAAGCCACCGCGAAACTCTTTGCCCGGGAAGGGGCTAAGGTCGTCATTGCGGATTTCAACGAGGCAAATGCGAAAAAGGTGGAGAAGGAGATCACCGAAGCCGGCGGCGTTGCCAGATTTTATCAGAAGATGGATGTTTCCGACCGGGCGCAGGTCGAAAAGATCGCGGAGATGACCTATAACGAATTCGGCCGCATCGATATTCTCGCCGCATATGCGGGCGGAACCTTCGACGGGGATCCGAATCTGAGTCAGCAGGAGGTTCTGGAAAAGACCACCGCTGTAAATCAGTGGGGCATGTATTACAGCTGCTTTGCCGTCGTTCCGTATATGAAAAAGGCGCACAGCGGCAAGATCATCATCTGCTCCTCAAACGGAGCCTTCAACCCCACCGCGCCGGCCTATGAATATCATATGGCAAAGGGCGCCTGTGAATCCCTCTGCGTCAACCTGGCCATGGACCTGGCGAAGTTCGGCATCCGCGTGAACTGCATCAAGCCGGGCCCCATCGTCACCGCCTTCTGGGACGAGCTGATGGAGGACGGACCGGAGCGGAAGGCGATCCTGAAGGGAATCGCAGACGTGGAAATTCCGCTGGGCCGTACCGGAACTGCGGAGGATATCGCAGGACCTGCTCTGTTCTTCGCATCTGACCTTTCGCAGTATGTCACCGGTCTGTGCATGTACGTCGCGGGCGGCGCAGGATATGTCTACGCCTTCGGGCAGTCTTCCATCGCTCACGCCGGCGTGGGACGCAGTGATCTTTAA
- a CDS encoding aldo/keto reductase: MKKEIDFGKRLAYGCLRLPIVEAGFVAPGFRDDSNVDEAAWQKIVDRGMANGYNYFDTSWFYHNGNSERAIGHCVADRYPRESFILSDKMPVKFMKDGSEMEPIFEEQLKKCHVDYFDFYLIHAISSETYDKWTKEGLFDFLVKKREEGKYREFGLSLHETPEFLDKILTEHPEVDFVMLQINYLDWDSPAIRSRELYETAVRHGKPIVVMEPCKGGTLANPPEEAVKLMKDYNPDASIASWAYRFVGSLPGVRVVSVGMPKMEFLEDNMKTFDDFQPLNDEEYKILNQVTDIINSKTAIPCTNCKYCEEACPFDIPSGDYFQLFNDYYRMTESSDYNDVCTPAITYGFMKERRAGAEKCVACGKCEKVCPQHLDIANLLKEKIAGELYSHNPDSMLTDKTDEMGKPE; this comes from the coding sequence ATGAAAAAGGAAATTGATTTCGGGAAGCGGCTCGCCTACGGCTGCCTGCGTCTCCCGATTGTGGAAGCCGGCTTTGTCGCTCCGGGATTTCGGGACGATTCCAATGTGGATGAGGCCGCATGGCAGAAAATCGTGGATCGCGGCATGGCGAACGGATATAACTACTTCGACACCTCCTGGTTTTACCATAACGGTAACTCTGAGCGGGCCATCGGCCATTGTGTAGCCGACAGATATCCGAGAGAATCCTTCATTCTCTCGGATAAGATGCCGGTCAAGTTTATGAAGGACGGTTCGGAAATGGAACCGATCTTTGAGGAGCAGCTGAAAAAATGTCATGTGGACTACTTTGACTTCTATCTGATCCACGCCATCAGCTCGGAAACCTACGACAAGTGGACGAAGGAGGGACTCTTTGACTTCCTCGTCAAAAAGAGAGAAGAAGGCAAGTACCGCGAATTCGGTCTGTCCCTTCACGAGACCCCGGAATTTCTCGACAAAATCCTGACGGAGCATCCCGAGGTGGACTTCGTGATGCTGCAGATTAATTATCTGGACTGGGATTCTCCCGCGATCCGCTCCCGGGAGCTGTATGAGACCGCTGTCCGGCACGGAAAGCCCATCGTGGTCATGGAGCCCTGCAAGGGCGGCACACTGGCCAATCCTCCCGAAGAGGCCGTAAAGCTGATGAAGGACTACAATCCTGACGCTTCCATCGCCTCATGGGCATATCGGTTCGTCGGCTCCCTGCCGGGAGTCCGGGTCGTCTCTGTCGGAATGCCGAAGATGGAATTTCTGGAAGATAACATGAAGACTTTCGACGATTTCCAGCCACTGAACGACGAGGAATACAAAATTCTCAATCAGGTTACAGACATCATCAACAGCAAAACCGCCATCCCCTGCACCAACTGCAAATACTGTGAGGAGGCTTGTCCCTTCGACATCCCCTCCGGTGATTATTTCCAGCTGTTCAACGACTATTACCGGATGACGGAAAGCTCCGACTACAATGACGTCTGTACCCCGGCCATCACCTACGGATTCATGAAGGAGCGGCGCGCCGGCGCAGAGAAATGCGTCGCCTGCGGCAAATGCGAGAAGGTCTGTCCGCAGCATCTGGACATCGCGAATCTGCTGAAAGAGAAAATCGCCGGCGAGCTCTACTCCCATAACCCCGATTCCATGCTGACCGACAAAACCGATGAAATGGGGAAGCCGGAATAA
- a CDS encoding DUF5722 domain-containing protein: protein MRKLQETGCESAWIIRLSPVLIVLIGMLCLGMFRPVYADSGNLKVAVKSDQITITLSNIGNSGTAQVYAASANEYAESDSIHGISTIRGNGDLIGTYTCGSSKTLTIDRYNEEREDLLYDKYYVIQDKKILAGPVYATDIQSKKDRIRVETTSKKGILLEGDDPVASAKDIGAQQAALNIDVNELLYANEDKSGNPIDEREHGGIAFRSNGKTYFFNKKRVDYYDKVVSEATSAGINVTAIMVAMPDADYSSHPVSLTYGDGALTPVMGFNTSNRKGLGYFEAVMEFLASRYSNTGHGVISSYVIGNEIDHPYNYWKVSKNTAKYKSGAWKGKWIEKRESLDTFMEEYTRALRVANLAVKKYAADAAVLVSLTHDWAYNEQSVRHNYSPLIRNTYAPKAVLSWIEKRESARGDYDWGVAQHNYSGSLPSTDIGMVDTGADSTHPYFKITGDYNTSQFITVLNLEVLQKYLSQASMMYDGKPRGIYLTETGVSSGDCSEVGQKRQAAYIAQLYYRCANLNAVQALCYYRLLDHEAETKNNASFGLIDSSGDKKLAYDMYKHIDSKDSFVYSNPYLPYIAFMKDGKVHSVAKGNISSYKDAMAVTDGFDWDAAWNLKKIESAPLKSDQSDGTDYKYEPKCEYKYDKSTRRHDVIDKDTGKIIETEDCAFDSGNVTKQATRTKNGVLTYTCEICGGSYKETIPKLTTVSPVKDYIYEGVEIIPQIKAKTSDRKSVSRDQYLVTTLSGSVDTYTVKLDFNGRYKYRTSFKVTIHPEGTRLKKLRASKKKVTVYWYAQPTQISGYQIQLATKKSFRKAKTYTVKKKTGTKAGAKLSKTLKMKKGKYYVRVRTYKKIKGTKIYSSWSKVKSTKIR, encoded by the coding sequence ATGAGGAAATTACAAGAAACAGGTTGCGAATCAGCATGGATCATCAGACTGAGTCCTGTCCTGATAGTGCTGATCGGTATGCTATGCCTGGGAATGTTCCGACCGGTATATGCCGATTCAGGAAATCTGAAAGTTGCTGTCAAATCGGATCAGATTACAATTACACTTTCAAATATCGGCAACAGCGGCACAGCACAGGTATACGCAGCATCAGCAAATGAATATGCAGAAAGTGATTCGATTCACGGAATCAGCACGATACGCGGGAATGGAGATCTTATCGGTACTTATACCTGCGGAAGCAGCAAGACGCTGACAATTGATCGATACAACGAGGAGAGAGAAGACCTTCTGTACGATAAATATTATGTCATACAGGACAAAAAAATTCTTGCAGGACCAGTCTATGCAACCGATATCCAATCAAAGAAAGATCGGATTCGTGTTGAGACGACGAGTAAGAAAGGCATACTTCTGGAAGGTGACGATCCGGTTGCTTCGGCAAAGGATATCGGCGCACAGCAGGCCGCGCTGAATATTGATGTAAACGAGCTTCTGTATGCGAACGAAGACAAAAGCGGGAACCCTATCGACGAACGGGAGCACGGCGGAATCGCATTTCGCTCCAACGGGAAAACTTATTTCTTCAATAAAAAACGCGTCGATTACTACGACAAGGTTGTATCTGAAGCGACCTCTGCCGGGATCAACGTTACCGCCATTATGGTCGCAATGCCGGATGCCGATTATTCATCCCATCCGGTGTCCCTGACTTACGGAGACGGAGCGCTGACCCCTGTCATGGGATTCAACACATCAAACCGGAAGGGGCTCGGGTATTTCGAGGCCGTCATGGAGTTCCTTGCCTCGCGGTATTCAAACACCGGGCACGGCGTGATATCCAGCTATGTAATCGGGAACGAAATTGATCATCCGTACAATTACTGGAAGGTCTCAAAGAATACAGCGAAGTATAAGAGCGGTGCATGGAAGGGAAAATGGATCGAAAAGAGAGAATCCCTTGACACCTTTATGGAAGAATATACCAGAGCGCTCCGTGTCGCCAACCTGGCCGTAAAAAAATATGCTGCGGATGCAGCCGTGCTTGTTTCGCTGACGCATGACTGGGCGTACAATGAACAATCTGTGCGGCATAATTATTCTCCGCTGATTCGGAATACATACGCCCCGAAAGCCGTCCTCAGCTGGATTGAGAAACGGGAATCCGCCCGCGGAGATTACGACTGGGGAGTTGCGCAGCATAACTACAGCGGTAGCCTTCCGTCGACGGATATCGGTATGGTCGATACCGGGGCCGATTCAACTCATCCGTACTTTAAAATTACAGGGGATTACAACACGTCCCAGTTCATAACGGTATTAAACCTTGAAGTACTTCAGAAATATCTGTCACAGGCAAGCATGATGTATGACGGCAAACCGAGAGGCATCTATCTGACAGAGACCGGTGTATCTTCAGGAGACTGCTCTGAGGTCGGCCAAAAACGGCAGGCCGCATATATTGCACAGTTATACTACCGCTGTGCGAACCTGAATGCAGTTCAGGCGTTGTGTTACTACAGACTTCTGGATCATGAGGCGGAAACGAAGAACAATGCATCGTTCGGTCTGATCGACAGCAGCGGAGACAAGAAACTGGCCTATGATATGTATAAGCATATTGACTCGAAAGACAGTTTCGTGTATTCTAACCCGTATTTGCCGTATATTGCCTTTATGAAGGACGGGAAGGTTCATTCAGTGGCAAAGGGAAATATCTCTTCGTATAAGGATGCTATGGCTGTTACCGACGGATTCGACTGGGACGCCGCATGGAATCTGAAGAAGATTGAATCTGCCCCGCTGAAAAGTGACCAGTCCGACGGTACCGATTATAAATACGAACCGAAATGCGAATACAAGTATGATAAATCGACCCGCAGGCATGATGTGATCGATAAAGATACAGGAAAAATCATTGAGACTGAAGACTGTGCGTTCGACTCCGGTAACGTCACGAAGCAGGCGACAAGGACAAAAAACGGCGTGTTGACCTATACATGTGAAATTTGTGGAGGAAGTTATAAAGAAACGATCCCGAAACTGACAACTGTGTCACCTGTCAAAGATTATATTTATGAAGGAGTCGAGATCATACCGCAGATCAAGGCGAAAACATCGGACAGGAAGAGCGTATCGAGGGATCAGTATCTCGTTACAACACTCTCCGGCTCCGTCGATACCTATACTGTTAAACTTGATTTTAACGGCAGATATAAGTATCGCACCTCGTTTAAGGTTACGATCCATCCGGAGGGAACCAGACTGAAAAAACTCAGGGCGAGTAAGAAAAAAGTCACTGTTTACTGGTATGCGCAGCCGACCCAGATCTCCGGTTATCAGATTCAGCTTGCGACAAAGAAATCGTTCAGGAAAGCGAAGACGTACACAGTTAAGAAAAAAACCGGAACAAAAGCCGGAGCCAAACTGTCGAAAACGCTGAAGATGAAGAAGGGAAAGTACTATGTCCGGGTTCGCACATATAAAAAAATCAAGGGGACTAAGATCTATTCCTCCTGGAGTAAAGTGAAAAGTACAAAGATCCGATAA